A region of the Dyadobacter sp. CECT 9275 genome:
GAAGCGGTAAAAGGCAAGACAAACGACCCTATGGTTAATCGTATGTATGGCTGGTCTTATTTTAAAACCAACGAGCCCGATAAAGCAATCGAAAATTTGAACGAACTTATCAAAGTAGCTCCTGAAAAGGTTATAGCAGACGACTATAAATACCTGGGGCGTTCCTATAATCTTAAAGCAGCTGCGGAGAGTAAGCCATATGATTCCCTCGGCGTATTGTATATGCTAAAAGGAGCAGATCTGGATACAAACAAAACGGAAGCTGCAACAACCTATAAAGAAGTTGCTGCTTTATATTATGCTGCCAAGGATTTCTCTAATGCTGCCAAGGCATATAAGAAGGGAATTGCGCTGGATACAACTAAGGCATCTCCGAATGACTATTTCTATTTGGGACTTTCTAACTTCCAGCAAGGTACTGCCATTCAGCCGGCTGGTTCGCCTGATAGTCTAGCGAACTTGCAAAAGAAAAGAGCATTTTATGCTTCGGCAGATTCGAGCTTTGCTATTGTAACGGCTAAAACCCCTGAATGGCCAATTGGATATTACTGGAGAGCCAGCTCGTTGTACAATGCATACGATAGACAGGAAAATATTGATAAGGGAATATCAGCACCGTATTATGAAAAGCTTGCTGAGCTTGCCGAGAAAGATGCTGATCCTTCTAAATATAAAGGGTACCTTAAATTAGCTTACGGTTATCTGGCATTCTATTATCAGACTACCAAGAACGATCCAGCCAAAGCAAAGGAATTCTGGGAGAAACTTTTGAAAATAGACCCTGAAAATGCCAGTGCAAAAGAAGCGCTTGGACTGGCAGTGGCTCCGGCTGCTGAAGCAGGTAAACCAGCGGCGGTTAAAAAGAAATAGGATATATTGGTGATATTACGCATTAAACCCCGCCAGGAATCATCCTGGCGGGGTTTAATGCGTAATATGAAGTTTATAAAGCAGAAAAGTTTTAATAAGTCAAAATGATAGCCGTTTTTCAGGATCTGCTATCATTTAATATAATTAGATTTTGGTAAGGTTTTCCACTTTTTTATTTTTATTTCTTAGGTTTATCATACGTATACGGGGCCAATCTACCCGAATTGTTGTAAAAGATATCTGATCGCAGCGGAGGGCAAGTGGTAAATATTTGCCACTACACAAAGGTGCTCCGTATGCGGATGTTGTCTTTTACATGTGGTTAGGTTGGGACCGGAGGTGAATACCGGAATAGTTCTGAAAACCCATCAATAGCGTTTTGAATCAAAATTCTCTTTCTTTTTACCTTCAAAAATTCCGATATTGTCCGGTACTGAGAAAATGGCGCAAGTATTGGCGGATGTCTTAGGAATCCCTTATTAATTCGTTGATGTGGCGTTATACAAAACGGAATGATCACATCCTTGCTATCTCAGAAATTTCATAAGCACACGCTTCTATACAATTTTCATGCTGGTACCTAACAGGGACCGCTAAGTTTCTGAGCCCGAATTCCCATAACAGTCCCGGAAGAGCCAGGGAAGGTCTGTTGATGCGAATAATTTCCTGTGATTATACATAGAGTGTCTTATGTTTGGATATAACAGAAGTACTATACCCATTCTGTTTGCAGAAAGTACAATATGTATATTAGGATGAATGGATACAAGTGAAATATCCATGGTTCAGAGATGATATTCAACAATTAATGCAGCGGATGATCTTTCAATCTCGTATGCTAAAATATGACTCATAATTAACCTCCTCATTAAAATACCTAATATGGAAATTAAGCCGCCTGAATATGTCACAATCGAATATGCCCCAGCGGTTCAGCCGCCGGTACTTCAAAGAGTTATAATTATAGATGTCCTGCGCGGATTTGCTCTTTTTGGAATATTGCTAATTCATTCCGTCCAGAAATTCTTAGGTACCTCTCAGGCTAAGCTGGAAGGTATGAGCAGCACCGAGAATCTGTTAAGGGATTCAATAGAATTTTTGATAGAGGATAAGTTTTATATAATCTTTTCAATTTTATTCGGATGGAGTTTCAATAACATGTATCAGCGTGCGCTCGACAGAGGGGAGCCGTTCCTGATTTTTTTTGTTACCCGTCTTACCGTGCTACTGGCAATTGGTGCATTTCATTCACTTTTTTTTAGCTCCGACATCCTGGAAACCTACGCGGTACTAGGATTGGTGTTGGTGATTTGTCATAATACTAGTAGGAGAAATCTACTTATACTGACAATTATGTTATCTATTTTGGGTCTGATCGCCGCTACTTATCAGCGGCAATTATCAGACATAACGGCGTTGGTCAGGCAAGGAAATATTTTGATTCCCTCTAAATTAAGTTATCTGATTAATACCGGAAGATTGTTTACTACAAGTGCAATGCTTCTCTTCGGACTTTATGCTGGAAAAAGTAAAATTTTTGAACATCTATGCCTTAGTCGGTTTCTAAGACAACGTGTATTGTTAATTATTGAATTGTTATTCTTGTTGAGTTGCATGCTTCTGATAAAAGTATTATTTACCGCATCGGCAGACACAACTGCAGCCTTATTTCAGAACACTTGTTTTGCAATACTGAATTTTACCCTTTCAGGTATGTATATCGTACTTGTGATAATGTTATATCACTATGTCTTTTTTAACAAACTATTTCAGAGTTTTATTGCAGTAGGAAAGCTCAGTATCACTAGTTACCTGATGCAATCCATTTTTTTGCAGGTTTTTTATAATCTGAATGATGGATTGAAAATGGGTTTCTATGGAGGGTTATCAATAACCATATTATTTTTCTTTGGACAAATCGTTTTTGCCAAGATATGGTTACGTTATTTTAAATACGGACCTGTTGAATGGGTTTGGCGCAGGCTTACCTACGCTATTTCAAGTAGAATCTAGTAACAGCTTGGCTTGGAGGCTGTCTTTGAAGACAGCCTCGTTATTTTTGGAGTGAGCCAGATCCGAGCCCTCTGTTTTACTTATTTTTGGTTAGAAGGCGGATGAAGTTGGTGCCTTAGGTCTTGATTCGACCAAGAAGAACCAGAAGTATGAGTCCAAATTTTCCTAAGAAAGAGGGAAGCAGTTGTTAAGAACGGGTAAATGAACCGTACTGTAATGCTCGTAACACCAAAGCTTTAAACGCTTAACCTCCGCAGGCATTAACATACGAATCGCCTTCCTCAACTCTTTTTCGAATAATCTGCTGTCAAAACTTACCTTGTGCAGAATAATTTTAATGTATTCAAGCATCGAGGCCATAGTATTATGTAGTTTTGTGGTTTAGGGAAGAAATTGCTAAAAACGGTAATTAGATATCTAAGCGGTACCAGAACATAATCACCATAAATGTAACGAATTTATTTGATGAAATTATATGTTGCGTTGGGTATAATTTTGTGTTTTTCTTGCACTATTTCCGCTCAGGGGGTTAACGAAAGTATGTCGATAGAATTTAACGGGAAAGTCTTGAAAATTTCGGAGCCACTGATTATTTCTGTACTTATTAAAGATTCTGAATCGAGGCCGGCGATTATTTTTCCGGAGATAACCGGTCTGGAAAAGCGAAGTAAATCGGCTACGAGCGCTATAAACATTGTCGATGGCAGAAAAGTTGTGGATCAGACCATCAGTCAGGAATATTTTGCACCGAAGCCAGGTACCTATGTCATCCCTGAATTTTCGATTCCGGTTAACGCTACCCGGCTGTTTTCTGAGGAAACGTCGATTGTTTTTACGGCCACCGGCGAGGAAGAAGTTATGTTAGGTTCGGATGCTATACTTCCTGAGCCGGAAACGGGTAGGGAAACCATTTTTTTTTCGGTTCAGGCTGACAAGAAAGGTGTTTTCATAAGAGAGGGGTTCTCTTTGCGTATTTCTCTGTATATCTCTGAGGATGCGCCCGTGGAAATGGAGTTTTATCGGTTCAATGAGCAATTGCAGCAAATCCTCAAAAAGGTGAGGCCCGCAGGCTGCTGGGAGGAAAATACAGGCATTGAGGAAATTGTGAGGAGGAAGGTAGTCATAACGGGTAAGAATTATACGGAGTATAATATGTATCAGTCTGAATTTTTTCCTCTTACTGCGGGAGACATCAATATTCCTTCCGTCACACTGGATATGCTGGTAATCGACAGGATGGGGACGGTTAATTCAGAAAAGCGGATTATCAAATCATTTTCTTCAAAGCCTCTCAGGATAGTTGTCAGCCAGCTCCCGCCACATCCATTAAGGGATCAGGTGGCGGTGGGGGAATACCGGTTGGTGGAGGACCTATCCAGTCAAATGGTGTATCCCGGTGAAAGTATCAGGTATGTTTTTAAGGTGGAGGGGAGTGGCAATATTGCGGCCATTCCGGCACCTGAAATCCAGGCCAATTCTGCTTTTGATTTTTATCCGCCTGATGCCAGCCAGGTGGTGAAGCGAAGCGCCGCCGGGGTGACGGGTGAAAAAGGGTTTAATTATTTTGTTGTGCCCCGAAAGGACGGGAAGTTTCCACTGGGGAGATATTTCCAATGGATTTATTTTAATACCGCCAGGGTCAGATATGATACGCTGCGTTCTGTTAAAATTTTGGAAGTAAGGGGCGAAGATTACAAACTTGGGAATATATCTTTGAGTAGTTCTTTGGGATTGTATGACAATCTGGAAAATCTGGACACCACTCGAAAGACAATTAATTATAAAGAATTACTAAAAAATCTGACCAGCGCTGTAGCTATTTTGTTACTGATAGCAATGGTTTGGGTCATCAGAAAATAATATTATGGGTAGTACATACGGAAAAATTTTTAAGATAGCCACTTTTGGAGAATCTCATGGGGTTGGTATTGGTGTTGTGATAGAGGGTTGTCCGGCAGGTGTTGGTTTTGATACCGACTTTATCCAGAGCGAACTGACCAGACGGAAACCAGGGCAGTCACGGATAACCACGCAACGCCGTGAGGCGGACGAGTTTGAAGTACTTTCAGGGGTTTTTGAAGGTAAAACAACGGGTACCCCAATTGCAATGATTATCCGTAATGAAGACCAGCGAAGCAAGGACTATTCACATATAGCGGCTCAGTACCGGCCTTCCCATGCCGATTACACTTATCAGGAAAAATATGGAGTTCGTGATTATCGTGGAGGAGGACGTAGTTCTGCAAGGGAAACTGCCGCCCGTGTTGCGGCAGGAGCATTGGCCAAGTTACTTTTAGCGGATCTGGGAGTCAGGGTTCAGGCTTATGTGTCGCAGGTAGGAAAACTGAAGCTTTCAAAGGAATATGCACAACTGGATCTCTCACTGACAGAAACCAATGCGGTGAGGTGTCCGGAGCCTGAGATGGCTGGGCAAATGTTCGATTATATTGACGAAGTCCGTAAAAAAGGGGATTCCGTTGGCGGAGTAGTCAATTGCGTGATACAAGGAGCACCAGTGGGATGGGGAGAGCCTGTTTTCGATAAACTCCATGCCGAATTGGGGAAGGCAATGCTCAGTATTAATGCTGTAAAGGGATTTGAATACGGCTCCGGTTTCGCTGGCGTTGAAATGCTCGGTTCGGAGCATAACGATGCCTTTTTCATAGATGGAAATGAGAAGGTTCATACGCGTACCAACCATTCAGGAGGTATCCAGGGCGGAATTTCAAATGGGGAAGATATTTATTTCAAGGTAGCATTTAAGCCTGTGGCGACTATCATGCAGGACCAGGAAAGCATTGATCAGCATGGAAACATCGCCATTGTACAAGGAAAAGGACGGCACGATCCGTGTGTGGTACCACGTGCAGTCCCCATTGTAGAAGCTATGGCTGCTCTTGTCCTCGCAGACTTCTACCTGCGAAACAAAACTAGTAAGCTGGCATAGGGGTTCTTTGACGGGTCTACTTTGCTTTTTTCCTTCGATGGTTAAGGTAGAGGACGAGCCAAATGGTCCCAAGAAAGAGAATGGCCAGACCCGTAAGGATTGTAGTATGGCTAACTATATGGTTTTGCTTTGACAGGAAAACGCCAATGATGACAACGACCATGCCTGTCACTAAAATCATTATCGCATGAGATAAACTAAGTTTCACACCGATCTATCCATTCGTTCAACAGACATCAAACGTAACTCAGGAGCTACTTTCAATCGAATGTAGTAAATTATACTTTAAAATAATCCGGGAAGTTGTAGAAAATAAAAAAGGGCCAAACGGCCCTTTTT
Encoded here:
- a CDS encoding tetratricopeptide repeat protein, whose product is MKIKLLTLVLSVIALVEVHAQTVQDGLALIHSEKLNEAGGVFKKLAEGTPSADNQYYLGYYYIQAGQLDEAQKAFEKGLQLDEKSYINQVGLGTVALGKGDKAKAKELFDEAEKKKKKDAEVLFRIGEAYTLFEKNNDPAEAIRLLDEAIKRDKNLADAYIAKGDALILRNEGGAAATAYEYALTAKPNYAVAYNRIGKIFLRGKNYNLALENYKKAIESDANFAPAYKDLAELYFFAQKFKQAAENFDLYLQKSGNTDPAMQLRASKFAFTADDYPKSLQLLEAVKGKTNDPMVNRMYGWSYFKTNEPDKAIENLNELIKVAPEKVIADDYKYLGRSYNLKAAAESKPYDSLGVLYMLKGADLDTNKTEAATTYKEVAALYYAAKDFSNAAKAYKKGIALDTTKASPNDYFYLGLSNFQQGTAIQPAGSPDSLANLQKKRAFYASADSSFAIVTAKTPEWPIGYYWRASSLYNAYDRQENIDKGISAPYYEKLAELAEKDADPSKYKGYLKLAYGYLAFYYQTTKNDPAKAKEFWEKLLKIDPENASAKEALGLAVAPAAEAGKPAAVKKK
- a CDS encoding DUF418 domain-containing protein, coding for MEIKPPEYVTIEYAPAVQPPVLQRVIIIDVLRGFALFGILLIHSVQKFLGTSQAKLEGMSSTENLLRDSIEFLIEDKFYIIFSILFGWSFNNMYQRALDRGEPFLIFFVTRLTVLLAIGAFHSLFFSSDILETYAVLGLVLVICHNTSRRNLLILTIMLSILGLIAATYQRQLSDITALVRQGNILIPSKLSYLINTGRLFTTSAMLLFGLYAGKSKIFEHLCLSRFLRQRVLLIIELLFLLSCMLLIKVLFTASADTTAALFQNTCFAILNFTLSGMYIVLVIMLYHYVFFNKLFQSFIAVGKLSITSYLMQSIFLQVFYNLNDGLKMGFYGGLSITILFFFGQIVFAKIWLRYFKYGPVEWVWRRLTYAISSRI
- a CDS encoding BatD family protein; translation: MSIEFNGKVLKISEPLIISVLIKDSESRPAIIFPEITGLEKRSKSATSAINIVDGRKVVDQTISQEYFAPKPGTYVIPEFSIPVNATRLFSEETSIVFTATGEEEVMLGSDAILPEPETGRETIFFSVQADKKGVFIREGFSLRISLYISEDAPVEMEFYRFNEQLQQILKKVRPAGCWEENTGIEEIVRRKVVITGKNYTEYNMYQSEFFPLTAGDINIPSVTLDMLVIDRMGTVNSEKRIIKSFSSKPLRIVVSQLPPHPLRDQVAVGEYRLVEDLSSQMVYPGESIRYVFKVEGSGNIAAIPAPEIQANSAFDFYPPDASQVVKRSAAGVTGEKGFNYFVVPRKDGKFPLGRYFQWIYFNTARVRYDTLRSVKILEVRGEDYKLGNISLSSSLGLYDNLENLDTTRKTINYKELLKNLTSAVAILLLIAMVWVIRK
- the aroC gene encoding chorismate synthase encodes the protein MGSTYGKIFKIATFGESHGVGIGVVIEGCPAGVGFDTDFIQSELTRRKPGQSRITTQRREADEFEVLSGVFEGKTTGTPIAMIIRNEDQRSKDYSHIAAQYRPSHADYTYQEKYGVRDYRGGGRSSARETAARVAAGALAKLLLADLGVRVQAYVSQVGKLKLSKEYAQLDLSLTETNAVRCPEPEMAGQMFDYIDEVRKKGDSVGGVVNCVIQGAPVGWGEPVFDKLHAELGKAMLSINAVKGFEYGSGFAGVEMLGSEHNDAFFIDGNEKVHTRTNHSGGIQGGISNGEDIYFKVAFKPVATIMQDQESIDQHGNIAIVQGKGRHDPCVVPRAVPIVEAMAALVLADFYLRNKTSKLA